The sequence GCATTTTAGGATACTGAGAAGcaaaagttttgctttgttttttcaagtgCTAGGTTTAAATTCTCAGCTCATCCGAGTGACCCgttttgaaattaaaagtgaGGTGTGAAACTCCCCAAAGACAGACGGGAGGGGGGGTCGCTCTTGTCAGAGCCTGCACCACCCTAAGAGAGTTTTACCACACACACTGCCAGGACAATAGCGATAATGAGCACAGCGGAGAAAATAATCCCAGCTAGAACTTTGCTGATATCGcagaaggatttattttcctCCACAGAGATCATGCCAATAGAAGAAGCACCCGCGCTGACGGTGGATTTTAGTTCAGCCCCTGGGTCTTGCTTAGCCTCCACTGTCCACTGGGGGACATTGACCTTCATTTCCATCTCGTACATCATCTCTCCTACCTGGTTGATTTCGTTCTCGAGGTCTTTCAAATCCACCACGTCTATATTGTGCTCAGCCTCGTATTTCATGTTCTGGACGCTCATCGCCCTGGCGGCCACGCCAGAGGTTCCCCCGCTCATGCCTGTCTGGATCAGGTGCTTTTTGGGGACGTTTAGTGGGAACTCGTGGCCCAGCTCCAGGGCTCTCCTCATGTCGATCTCCAGGATCTCTAGGCACGTGGAGAAAATCACCCATAGCCTCTCGAACTCGGCTTTATCTTCCTTACTCACGGTTTTGTCCTTCAGGACCGTGGTGAGCTTGTTCCTGTTGGCCACCGCTAGCTCCTGGGCTTTCTGCCGGGTTTTCTTGAGCTCCTCCCGTAGGTTCTGGGAGTCCGAGGTGCCGCCGATGGTCAGCACCATGTGCCGGTAGCAAGCGGTCACCTTGTTGAGCGCGTCCAGCAGCGCTTTGCACTCCTCCTTCATCATGatcccggcggcggcgcgggcctGCCTCCCCGCCGCTCTGCCCTGCTGCCGCTCCGCCCCGATTACCCGGTACCGGGGAGCTGCCAAAGCCAGGTGCTACTAGCACACATGGCAAGTGGTAGCTTCG comes from Aptenodytes patagonicus chromosome 11, bAptPat1.pri.cur, whole genome shotgun sequence and encodes:
- the RGS9BP gene encoding regulator of G-protein signaling 9-binding protein, whose amino-acid sequence is MMKEECKALLDALNKVTACYRHMVLTIGGTSDSQNLREELKKTRQKAQELAVANRNKLTTVLKDKTVSKEDKAEFERLWVIFSTCLEILEIDMRRALELGHEFPLNVPKKHLIQTGMSGGTSGVAARAMSVQNMKYEAEHNIDVVDLKDLENEINQVGEMMYEMEMKVNVPQWTVEAKQDPGAELKSTVSAGASSIGMISVEENKSFCDISKVLAGIIFSAVLIIAIVLAVCVVKLS